The nucleotide window GCCGCGGCCGTTTTCATATCCATAGCGGTGGGGCGGATATCGTCGCCGCCTTCCATGACTATTTTCAGGTTGCTCAGAAAGCCTGCCCAACCTTGATCGTGCATGGTGAAGATCTCGTCCGTCTCCGCGCCGGTGGGCCAGCCGGAGTGCGTCAGATTGACGGCAGTGCTGTCGTCCTCGGAGGAAAAGTTCACCTCTACCATAGTCACCGGGGGAAAGCCGGGGATATTCCACGGATAGCTGATCCGCTCGTTATCCACTACCTTCGTGTAGGCCCCCTCACGGAC belongs to Candidatus Neomarinimicrobiota bacterium and includes:
- a CDS encoding SRPBCC domain-containing protein, giving the protein VREGAYTKVVDNERISYPWNIPGFPPVTMVEVNFSSEDDSTAVNLTHSGWPTGAETDEIFTMHDQGWAGFLSNLKIVMEGGDDIRPTAMDMKTAAAR